A single region of the Solwaraspora sp. WMMD791 genome encodes:
- a CDS encoding condensation domain-containing protein, translated as MPSIRVAASSAAAVAPLTWSQRATWPDRAAFDAAPAVPHLPRTLRVPDRADADVERLSRAVGLLVERHAALRTGFQPAGDDLRQVVAATGTLPVRLLTVPPSRADPDGARAATELAAELAADPVDHRGEFALRVGLVRCGDRVRQVALAFSHAVVDFHAAEILLRDLRLAVLRGAVPGPAGWQPADVAADEACHGGPRSQRAARHWLAQFERLPAEMFPAGAGPGPRQPVSGGPHDPVGAGPRHRVARLVSGAVDLAARVVAARYGVSTATVLLAAIALAVADRAGTDGCGLATMSSNRFRVHHRTAVASLNQIGLCHLDLTGRRRLTDLLGPTWQAALAAYRHAYYDPATLAAAFAARGHHLASALAPHCYVNDLRLPRESGPAPVADRAALWAATDRSVLTWLPAPDRFAWRCRWQVMDDPGGVALVVTADTAYLPPGDVEDLLVSVEASLVRAAGG; from the coding sequence GTGCCCTCCATCCGGGTCGCCGCGTCGTCCGCCGCCGCCGTGGCACCGCTGACCTGGAGCCAGCGTGCGACCTGGCCGGACCGGGCGGCCTTCGACGCCGCCCCGGCGGTGCCCCACCTGCCCCGCACCCTGCGGGTGCCGGACCGGGCCGACGCCGACGTCGAGCGGCTGAGCCGGGCCGTCGGGCTGCTCGTCGAGCGTCACGCGGCGCTACGGACCGGCTTCCAGCCGGCCGGCGACGACCTGCGCCAGGTGGTCGCGGCCACCGGCACGCTGCCGGTACGCCTGCTCACCGTACCGCCGTCGCGGGCCGACCCCGACGGTGCGCGGGCCGCGACGGAGCTCGCCGCGGAACTGGCCGCCGACCCGGTGGACCACCGTGGCGAGTTCGCCCTGCGGGTCGGCCTGGTCCGCTGCGGTGACCGGGTACGTCAGGTGGCGCTCGCCTTCAGTCACGCCGTGGTCGACTTCCACGCCGCGGAGATCCTGCTGCGGGACCTGCGGCTGGCGGTGCTGCGCGGCGCCGTACCCGGACCGGCCGGCTGGCAACCGGCGGACGTCGCCGCCGACGAGGCGTGCCACGGCGGCCCCCGGTCGCAGCGGGCGGCGCGGCACTGGCTCGCGCAGTTCGAGCGCCTGCCCGCCGAGATGTTCCCGGCCGGGGCCGGCCCAGGGCCGCGCCAGCCGGTCAGCGGCGGACCGCATGATCCGGTCGGTGCCGGGCCCCGGCACCGGGTCGCCCGATTGGTCTCCGGCGCGGTGGACCTGGCCGCCCGGGTGGTCGCCGCCCGGTACGGGGTGAGCACCGCGACGGTGCTGCTGGCCGCGATCGCGTTGGCGGTCGCCGACCGGGCCGGCACCGACGGCTGTGGGCTGGCCACCATGTCCAGCAACCGGTTCCGGGTGCACCACCGCACCGCCGTCGCCAGCCTCAACCAGATCGGGCTGTGTCACCTCGACCTGACCGGCCGGCGCCGCCTCACCGACCTGCTCGGCCCGACCTGGCAGGCGGCACTGGCGGCGTACCGGCACGCCTACTACGACCCGGCGACGCTGGCGGCGGCGTTCGCCGCACGGGGGCACCACCTCGCCTCCGCGTTGGCACCACACTGCTACGTCAACGACCTGCGGCTGCCCCGGGAGAGCGGGCCGGCACCGGTCGCCGACCGGGCGGCACTGTGGGCCGCGACCGACCGCAGCGTGCTGACCTGGCTGCCGGCACCGGACCGGTTCGCCTGGCGGTGCCGGTGGCAGGTGATGGACGACCCGGGCGGGGTCGCGCTGGTGGTCACGGCGGACACCGCGTACCTGCCGCCCGGCGACGTCGAGGACCTGCTGGTCTCCGTCGAGGCGAGCCTGGTGCGGGCCGCCGGCGGCTGA
- a CDS encoding condensation domain-containing protein gives MPTEWAMDDLVHAEFHAGRTDSGPMTWAQQVMWRAATLSKTQHLFLNLRRVLAVPRRAPDDLASVARAIGALVGRHAGLRTRVCPTPEGANRQEVAAAGQVPILVVAGDGDGSEVAAGLMRRLGDVAFDHAREWPVRFAVVQVDDRVRQLVLIFSHSTVDAYAVDVVLRDLRLILLRGDLRTPAGLQSLDVARRQHGPDQPRSDRAVAYWARQYERLAGTPFEQVAPELTPRLRRGTLVSSAVATAARMIAARHRTSVSTVLLAASTALAAGATGRQICGLFNMAHNRFRPEYVDAVANLGQIGFCVLDIADRPSFFELLPRIYRVALDGYSHAYYDTAAMRKNFETMGYDYTTAFLPHYYFNDVRLPAGNAVDDVAERSGSQLRAAAERSTFSWTDGLDVASWHRLVHVVDAPDAVGLTLSADSRFLPPETVEPYLRDLERLLIEAAHRDVGWPWQPGGRG, from the coding sequence GTGCCCACCGAGTGGGCCATGGACGATCTGGTCCACGCCGAGTTCCACGCCGGCCGCACCGACAGCGGCCCGATGACCTGGGCCCAGCAGGTGATGTGGCGGGCCGCCACCTTGTCGAAGACCCAGCATCTGTTCCTCAACCTGCGCCGGGTGCTCGCGGTGCCCCGTCGGGCACCCGACGACCTGGCCAGCGTGGCGCGGGCGATCGGTGCCCTGGTCGGTCGGCACGCCGGGCTGCGGACCCGGGTCTGTCCGACGCCGGAGGGCGCCAACCGCCAGGAGGTCGCCGCCGCCGGGCAGGTGCCGATCCTGGTCGTGGCCGGTGACGGCGACGGCAGCGAGGTCGCCGCCGGATTGATGCGCCGCCTCGGTGACGTCGCGTTCGACCACGCTCGGGAGTGGCCGGTGCGGTTCGCCGTGGTGCAGGTCGACGATCGGGTACGCCAGCTGGTGCTGATCTTCAGTCACTCCACGGTGGATGCGTACGCGGTCGACGTGGTCCTGCGCGACCTGCGGTTGATCCTGCTCAGGGGCGACCTGCGTACCCCCGCTGGGCTGCAGTCGCTGGACGTGGCGCGCCGTCAGCACGGCCCCGACCAGCCCCGGTCGGACCGGGCGGTGGCGTACTGGGCCCGACAGTACGAGCGCCTCGCCGGCACCCCGTTCGAGCAGGTGGCACCCGAGCTCACCCCGCGGCTGCGCCGGGGCACCCTGGTCTCGTCGGCCGTCGCCACCGCCGCCCGGATGATCGCCGCACGGCACCGCACCAGCGTCTCCACGGTGCTGCTCGCCGCGTCCACGGCGCTCGCCGCCGGCGCGACCGGGCGGCAGATCTGCGGTCTGTTCAACATGGCGCACAACCGATTCCGACCCGAGTACGTCGACGCCGTGGCCAATCTTGGACAGATCGGCTTCTGCGTCCTGGACATCGCCGACCGACCGAGTTTCTTCGAGCTGCTACCACGGATCTACCGGGTCGCGCTAGACGGCTATTCGCACGCCTACTACGACACCGCTGCCATGCGAAAGAATTTCGAGACGATGGGGTACGACTACACCACGGCATTTCTTCCGCACTACTATTTCAACGACGTACGGCTGCCGGCCGGCAACGCGGTCGACGATGTCGCCGAGCGGTCCGGGTCCCAGTTGCGGGCCGCCGCCGAGCGCAGCACCTTCAGCTGGACCGACGGGCTCGACGTCGCCTCCTGGCACCGGCTGGTCCACGTCGTGGACGCCCCGGACGCCGTCGGGCTCACCCTGAGCGCGGACAGCCGGTTCCTGCCACCGGAGACGGTCGAGCCCTACCTTCGCGACCTGGAGCGACTGCTGATCGAGGCCGCCCACCGTGACGTCGGCTGGCCCTGGCAGCCCGGCGGGCGCGGCTGA